In Chelonia mydas isolate rCheMyd1 chromosome 20, rCheMyd1.pri.v2, whole genome shotgun sequence, a single genomic region encodes these proteins:
- the LOC102942559 gene encoding aquaporin-2 gives MMWELRSVAFTRAVFAEFLATLLFIFFGLGSALSWPLAPPDVLQISLAFGLAIATLVQALGHISGAHINPAVTVACLVGSHISFLRAVFYVAAQLLGAVAGAALLYELTPPNIRGHLAANKLHNDTTPGQAVTVELFLTFQLVLCIFASTDDQRSDNVGSPALSIGLSVAVGHLLGIHYTGCSMNPARSFAPAVIVGDFSAHWVFWLGPLAGAVVASLIYNYILFPRTKTLSERLAIFKGLEPEEDWEERDVHRRQSMELHSPQTLPRGVTEKV, from the exons ATGATGTGGGAGCTCCGTTCCGTAGCCTTCACCCGGGCTGTCTTTGCTGAGTTTCTGGCCACACTGCTCTTCATCTTCTTTGGCCTGGGCTCTGCCCTCAGCTGGCCTTTGGCCCCCCCAGACGTCCTGCAGATCTCGCTGGCTTTCGGCTTGGCCATCGCCACACTGGTCCAGGCCCTGGGGCACATCAGCGGGGCGCACATCAACCCAGCGGTGACAGTGGCGTGCCTGGTGGGCTCTcacatctccttcctcagagctGTCTTCTACGTGGCGGCGCAGCTTCTGGGGGCGGTCGCCGGGGCAGCTCTCCTGTACGAGCTCACCCCGCCGAACATCCGGGGACACTTGGCCGCCAACAAG CTACACAATGACACGACTCCAGGCCAGGCTGTCACCGTCGAGCTGTTCCTCACCTTCCAGCTGGTCCTGTGCATTTTTGCTTCCACCGATGACCAGAGAAGTGATAATGTCGGCTCTCCAGCCTTGTCCATCGGCCTTTCTGTCGCCgtgggtcacttgctgggg atccaCTACACCGGCTGCTCTATGAACCCCGCCAGATCTTTCGCCCCAGCTGTGATAGTAGGAGACTTCAGCGCCCATTGG GTCTTCTGGCTGGGGCCCTTGGCTGGTGCAGTGGTGGCCTCGCTGATCTACAATTATATTCTCTTCCCACGCACAAAGACCCTATCAGAGAGACTCGCCATCTTCAAAGGCCTCGAGCCTGAGGAGGACTGGGAAGAGCGCGACGTTCACCGGAGGCAGTCGATGGAGCTGCACTCCCCGCAGACTCTGCCAAGGGGGGTGACGGAGAAAGTCTAG